In the genome of Pseudomonas fluorescens, the window AATCATTTATGGAGGGGGGAAATTAAGCTTTTGGCTTAATGAGGCCGCGCCGCAGAGAAGGCGACAGGATCGCGTACTTATTCGAAAAGGAGTGCGTCGGCGACGGCTAGCAGGGGGCAATGGAGAAACCAGTGCGGGGCCGAATGTACCACCTGAGTTTAGGAGCGTCTAGCCCTGAATACGCAAAAAGCCCCGCTATTTGCGGGGCTTTTTCAGGATACTTTGCAGCGACGCTTAGATGTTGGCGTCGAGGAAGGCAGCCAGTTGCGACTTCGACAGTGCGCCGACCTTGGTCGCTTCAACGTTGCCGTTCTTGAACAGCATCAGGGTCGGGATACCGCGCACGCCGTGCTTGGCCGGGGTTTCCTGGTTCTCGTCGATGTTCAGCTTGGCAATGGTCAGCTTGCCTTTGTAAGTCTCGGCAATTTCGTCCAGAACCGGAGCGATCATTTTGCAAGGGCCGCACCATTCAGCCCAGTAGTCGACCAGTACAGCGCCTTCGGCCTTGAGTACGTCGGCCTCGAAGCTAGCGTCGCTAACGTGTTTGATAAGATCGCTGCTCATGGAATTCTCCAGGTTGTAAGCAAAAAAACGTGGCCCATCATAGCTGCCCTTCCCTCGTTCAGGAAGGTGCAGATGATTGAGTCTCGCTATGGTGATTCATGAGTTTGGGTATAGCTCAGGTCATGAAGTGACGGGAGCGATGAACGCGATTCCGGTGCGCAATGCGGAATTGCGTACGTGCTCTTGCATGGCCTTTTGCGCGGCGCCAGACGCTCGGCGAGCCAGCGCACGAAGGATTTTGCGGTGTTCCTGCCAGGTTTCCATGGCCCGCTCGACCCGGATGAACGGTAGCTTCTGGCTCTCCAGGAAGATGTCGGCGCTGGCGGTCAGGATGCTCAGCATCGCCTGATTGCCGCTGGCCAGCAGGATGCGGCGGTGGAATTCGAAATCCAGGCGGGCCGCGGCTTCGAAGTCGCCGGATTTCAGCTCATTACGCATGGCGGCGACATTGTCTTCCAGCGCATCGAGTTCGTCGGTGCTCAAGGTTACGGCCGCCAACCCCGCCGCAAACCCCTCCAGCGCATAGCGCAACTGAAAGATGTCCAGCGGCGAAGCCTGCGCCGCGAACGGCCAGCCCGGCGCCGCATCACCTCGCGGCAACTCCACCGGCGATTGCACGAACACGCCTTTGCCCGGCTGGATGCTGATGACGCCCAGTGCGCTCAGCGATGACAACGCCTCGCGCAACGACGCCCGACTGACCCCCAATTGCACCGCCAGGTCCCGTTGCGAAGGCAAGGCATCCCCCGGCCCGAAGCCCTGTTCGGTAATCAGTTTGCGGATGGCTTGCAGCGCCACTTCAGGTACGGCGCGGGAGATCGAGTTCATGGTTTTCCAGACGAACCAGGCCAATGTGCGCTCAGTTGTAAAGCTATTCGCGACGCCCGGCAAGTCGTGCCCCATGGGGGTTCGGTGATTTTCACGGCTGCGCCATCGGGGTGCGAAACGCAACCTGACTGTTCAGACCAGTAAGACCGTGTGACGCCAGCAAAACCGCGCTCTGGCGCCCCCAAAACCCTATGTTGGCATGGCCCATGCTCTGTCGATCCGCAGAAATCACTTCTTGCCGATCCGGAGATTTGCCATGACCCAGCGTTACAGCGCCCTCCTCGCCGCCCTGTTTGCCAGCCTGATGCTGAGCCAGGCACCCGCCCACGCCGACGGTCTGGAGGATGTGGTCAAGCGCGGCGTCCTCAAGGTGGCCGTGCCCCAGGACTTCCCGCCCTTCGGCTCGGTCGGCCCGGACATGAAACCCCGCGGCCTCGATATCGACACCGCGAAACTGCTGGCCGACCAGCTCAAGGTCAAACTCGAACTGACCCCGGTCAACAGCACCAACCGCATCCCGTTCCTCACCACCGGCAAGGTCGACCTGGTGATCTCCAGCCTCGGCAAGAACCCGGAGCGCGAAAAAGTCATCGACTTCTCCCGCGCCTACGCGCCGTTCTACCTCGCCGTGTTCGGTCCGCCAGACGCCGACATCAAAGGCCTGGACGATCTCAAGGGCAAGACCATCAGCGTCACCCGCGGCGCCATCGAAGACATCGAGCTG includes:
- a CDS encoding FadR/GntR family transcriptional regulator — encoded protein: MNSISRAVPEVALQAIRKLITEQGFGPGDALPSQRDLAVQLGVSRASLREALSSLSALGVISIQPGKGVFVQSPVELPRGDAAPGWPFAAQASPLDIFQLRYALEGFAAGLAAVTLSTDELDALEDNVAAMRNELKSGDFEAAARLDFEFHRRILLASGNQAMLSILTASADIFLESQKLPFIRVERAMETWQEHRKILRALARRASGAAQKAMQEHVRNSALRTGIAFIAPVTS
- a CDS encoding transporter substrate-binding domain-containing protein, with product MTQRYSALLAALFASLMLSQAPAHADGLEDVVKRGVLKVAVPQDFPPFGSVGPDMKPRGLDIDTAKLLADQLKVKLELTPVNSTNRIPFLTTGKVDLVISSLGKNPEREKVIDFSRAYAPFYLAVFGPPDADIKGLDDLKGKTISVTRGAIEDIELTKVAPEGVTIKRFEDNNSTIAAYLAGQVDLIASGNVVMVAISEKSPKRVPALKVKLKDSPVYVGVNKNEPALLDKVNQILVTAKSDGALEKNALTWLKEPLPADL
- the trxA gene encoding thioredoxin TrxA; translated protein: MSSDLIKHVSDASFEADVLKAEGAVLVDYWAEWCGPCKMIAPVLDEIAETYKGKLTIAKLNIDENQETPAKHGVRGIPTLMLFKNGNVEATKVGALSKSQLAAFLDANI